Below is a window of Candidatus Poribacteria bacterium DNA.
TTCGCAACTTTAGTACACTTGCAAACTTTATTCACTATGAAACTCACACACACCCGCGATCTTCGATCGCTACAGCAGAGAATTCTCGCCACGCCTCTACGCTTTTTATTAGTTCCATTGAGTTGGCTCTACACCGTAAGCGTCCAACTCCGGAATATCTTCTATACATGCGATGTGCTTAAAGCACGCAAATTGCCCTGCCGAGTCATTAGTGTCGGTAACATTGTTGTCGGTGGGACAGGTAAAACCCCCGCTGTTATCGCGATTGCGAAACATCTCCAGAGCGAGGGAATGCGCGTCGCGATTCTGTTGCGTGGGTATAAACGTCCTGTTCGCGAAAAAGTGACAATCGTCTCAGACGGCGAAAAAGTGTGTGCTTCCGCTATAGAAAGCGGCGACGAAGCGTATATGATGGCGAGATGCCTCAGCGGCATTCCGATTATTGTAGGTAAATGTCGCTATCAGGCAGGTCAGGTCGCACTTGAATGTTTCAACGTAGATGTCTTGCTCTTAGATGATGGTTTCCAGCATCGGCAGCTTGCCCGCGATGTCGATATTCTCACTATTCCTGCGACACATCCCATCGGAAATCCAGAGAAATTGCTACCCGCGGGAACCTTACGTGAGCCACCCCCCGCCCTACGACGCGCAGACCTCATCTTACTGACACATGCAAACACACCTAATGTATCCGCACAGGCGAAAAAAGTAGTGAAAAGATTGGCACCGAACGCGCCTGTCTTGGAAAGCATTCACCAACCGACACATTTCTATCCGTTAGCCATCAGCAATCAGCGGAATAGCAGTCAGCCCTCGGCAGTCAGCCCTCGGCAAGAGACTGGAAGGGAAGGCAGGAGGGATGGAAGGATGGATGCCCAATCTTCCAATCCGAAGATCCTTCATCCAAACGCCGATAGCCATACCTCTGAAAGCCGACCCCCGATGGCTGATAGCCACACTTTTGATATTAAAGAACTCAAGGGAAAACGGGTTCTCGCAGTTTGTGGGATTGGAAATCCGGACGCATTTGTTGCGACCCTCATCCGATGCTCAGTTGCGAGTGTGGAACTACTGGCATTTCCCGACCACTATGTCTATACGGAAATCGACAAGCAGCAGATATACACGGCTTTTCAGGAAGCAGGAGCAGATCTGATTGTCACAACACAGAAGGACGAACAGAAATTAGTAAGATTTGTAGATAACTGGGGACTGCCGATAGTCGTTTTAGCGATTGCGTTGGTTATTACGGAAGACAATGAGGCGTTCAATGATGTGTTACTGGGGGCAGCAGCGCTAAGCAGTCGGACGTTGCCGATCAAGCCATTTAACGGAAAAATGGAGTAGGTTTTCCATAATTTTATCGTTGACTTGGACATCTGCTTCCGTCTCGTTTCTCAAGCTGGTGACAATGTATAACCCTTTCTGAAAAGGTAGGAGTAAAAGCGCGG
It encodes the following:
- the lpxK gene encoding tetraacyldisaccharide 4'-kinase; its protein translation is MKLTHTRDLRSLQQRILATPLRFLLVPLSWLYTVSVQLRNIFYTCDVLKARKLPCRVISVGNIVVGGTGKTPAVIAIAKHLQSEGMRVAILLRGYKRPVREKVTIVSDGEKVCASAIESGDEAYMMARCLSGIPIIVGKCRYQAGQVALECFNVDVLLLDDGFQHRQLARDVDILTIPATHPIGNPEKLLPAGTLREPPPALRRADLILLTHANTPNVSAQAKKVVKRLAPNAPVLESIHQPTHFYPLAISNQRNSSQPSAVSPRQETGREGRRDGRMDAQSSNPKILHPNADSHTSESRPPMADSHTFDIKELKGKRVLAVCGIGNPDAFVATLIRCSVASVELLAFPDHYVYTEIDKQQIYTAFQEAGADLIVTTQKDEQKLVRFVDNWGLPIVVLAIALVITEDNEAFNDVLLGAAALSSRTLPIKPFNGKME